The Chrysemys picta bellii isolate R12L10 chromosome 16, ASM1138683v2, whole genome shotgun sequence DNA window CTTCAAAGAGCCAAATCTTACTGGAGGGTAGACATCTGCACAGCACAGAACACTTGTACCCAGAGCTTGCCATCTAAAAAGGGGTAATGCTAGAAATTAAGAAGTAATATCATTGTTTCCCTGAAAGCAATTCAGGATTAAACCCAAAGAGCTGATGTTGATGGGAAAGCTCAGCTCTGCCAAAGCTACAAACATTAAAAGTGGGCCATGCTGCATCTGCTTTCCTTGCAAATTTGAGGGAGAGCCATCGGCTAAGTCACAGCTTGCATTGGTGGGGAAGCAGGGAGATCGCACAGCCATGAAAAGTCCCTTGGAGGAAGTCTGGATGGTGCTCTGCTCACCTTTTTCATGGTGCACTATATACCCACTGTGTTGGTTCTACTCCAGACAGCTTTAAAATAACTGCGGTGAATGGGACAAAACTCTTAAAATCCTGCCCTACACTAGTCTCCTATCTAAGCTATAAGACAGTTTAAGAGGCAGTTTAGACAAAGCATGTGATCAAGCAGTTTATTGGGACTCATGCCCTGTATTGGTAAACATGGCTGTACAGAAGGCCTAAGTGAGACTGAAGGAGAGGGACAAGAGGGCATGGTCACAATGCTGCTTTCATCTGGGTTTATAGAACCATCTGGGGAAGGGGGCATCCTAAATAATCAATCCTTGGCCCCAGGGATTCCAGCATTGTGTCACAACTAGAACTTCACACCCAaagtgcagctgcagctctgctacTTCCCCTCAAGCACCAGGCCCTACCACAGAAGAGTGTCAGTTAGCCAGTACCAACATGGGACTCCTGACATGCAATGGAGCCGCTTATATTCTATCCAGTGTAGGATGGGGTGCCAAAGGCACACTGGCCAGTTCACTACAGTATGTAGATTCAGATGGCTGCAGCTTGAAAAGAGAACCTGGAACTCACCTCCCTCCCTCTTACCTGATTCTAACACCACGAGGTTATCACTTCTGTCTGTTGCTGAGGAGGACATCTGAGCAAATACCATCACTGTACAAATCCATTAGGGCCACATATGTGTATCTGTTGCTTTCTCTCACTCACCTGCCTTTGGCAGCCCTCCACTATAATCAGTTTCTGCTGGGGTGAAGTACGAGCGAAGACTATTTCTGAGTGATTGATCAAGATCTCATCCAGCTGCTCTGCGGTCATATCCTTAAGCTCCATTCCGTTAATTACAGCAGCTCTAGCATCCCTGTAATAGCCACAGGAATGCACAGTGAAACTCAGACATAAAAGCTTAGATACAAACCATACATTCATACACTGTACTCAATTCAGTGGGTTGGGCATGGCAGCAATAAGCAAGTTAATTTTAAGTAGCCTTCCTCGTTTGTCAGCAGGAATTACTTGAAAGGCTCTGTAGAAATGCAAGGTATTACTACAATTCCCTAGTGGAGAAAGTGGTAGTAGGCCCCATCAGTAGACCTTGCAAAAGAACAGAGATTGTGCTGTAGGGAGCAATGCTGTATTGGCTGGAAGAGGTGGAATGGTAGAATGGGTTATCTTATTCTTCTCTCACTGAATCATCAAAACTCCATTCAGCCTCAGTACATTTCAGAATAAACTAGATGGATGGATCTGGGTAGAAGAGATGAATAGTTGGATGGATATCAGGGCTAGGAAAGTACCAAGAAGCAGGAGAGCAAAAAGTGACTGTTTTGTAGAAACAGGTTAATACACGCATAAGAGGAGAAGGAAAGGTTTCATTTCCAGATAGCTACAGGTGCGTGCTGCCCGCTCTTACTGTTTATTGACTTGCTCGACTGGAACGTTGAGGCGCTTGGCAATATCTTCCACGGTCTCGCTGTTGGCGGAAATGATGCCTACACTCTTGGCAATTGCTTTTGCTGTGATTGGATGATCGCCAGTGACCATGATAACCTGATGAAGGGACAAGTGTATCGAATGAGAAACTTAGGAATAGCAGAAGGAGGTGGCTGTTCTCCACCAATGAATGGCTTTGTTTCTTTAGCATGCTGAGCATGCAGTCAGGTTTTCAAAGATATTCAGATTGTTGCTAGTAACCTGCTAGCCCAATGTTAGCACCAGTTCCTAAGCCAAGTGACATTGGCACTGTTGAATTGAAAGTGAAAGGGAAGGCTTGGTTCAGGAAACCAGGCTCCTTCTCTAATTCTGATCTGCCTCACTCCTTCTCCTAAACAGAGgtcctgtatttatttttatatagcacACTAATAACCCCAAATGCTGTTGTATTGCTATTGAGTTGATGGGGACCAATACTGTAGAATAAAGAGTTTGCACGGTGTGTTGGAAACACTGATTAATATTGCAACATAAACTAGGTCCTTGTGACAGGAGGTATCCTAGAAAATTGGGACACGCGTCTCTTCAACCTTTTAGGGGAGAGAGCTGCTTGGTAGCAAGCCTAGCAACCTCCGAATGCCAGCAGTTTACCAAATATTGGGACCGCCTTCATTTTGCCTTAGGCTGGTTGCTTCAAAGGCTGATTTCCCTTTCCTGATCCAATATGCAGTTGAAACTCGCTCCCCGTCACTAGCCTTGAGCTGCATATATACTTGAGGCTGTCCTGGCAAGACAGCTAGGGAAGCTGTTGCTTTGCATAGACTtctaaaaactgaaaacttttctaaagttttcagtttttatgaTCTAAATGTAGTTCTTCCCCTTTCTGAAGGACTTTTGTCACTCTTTCATGGTTTAGGGTGAATAATTCCAGCTCCATAGGTGCCTTTATGTATTAGAAATGGGCCTGAGCTGCAAGGTTGGATCTGGATCAActtctgcacctccccccaaatTTTGGAATCCTTTTgcatctggggttttggtttcagCCCATCTTTGCAATGGGCCCATTTACATTAAGTTCTCTTCATACCATGCTGGCAATgtaaaagagattttaagtgggtGTAAAAATTTACTCCCAGGTTAATACCCCAGGCCAACGTTAATGAGATAATAAGACTTCAGTTATCTCCTGAGATGTGTTTAACCTGAATACAGTAAAATGTGACCATGATGCAGCAAGAACTTGAGGCTATATCATGGGCGCTTTAGGAATCTCTTATGTCGACCTGCTTTGCTGTTGACTGGCAGAAACCCTACCTTGATCCCAGCACTGCGGCACTTTGACACGGCATCTGGCACGGTGGAGCGAGGTGGGTCAATCATGGATAAGAGTCCTACAAAGCACAGGTTGGAGGTGGGGAAGTTCATGGAGTCTGTATCAAAGGGGTAGGTGTCTGGAAACTCATCCTCTGGCAGGTACAAATGGCAGAAGCCTGGAATGAAACCCAGTAGAGCAGTGTGAGagcagggtggaggggaagggtCAAAAGAGAAAGGGAGACTTGGTACAGCATGACTATTTGTTCTTCTCTACGTTAtaccactgcattttaaaaaaacaaccatgaAATGTCCTCTGTGGTGGAATTTTAATCCCTTGTCAGCTGCATTAATGTTCTTTTACAGCACCAGCATTCAAAGAAATGTAGCTGgtacctgctccctcccccacatagTGCAAGCTACTGTCCCAAGGTCCCTGCTGGAAAGAGTTTACAGCAGTGTTGATGTGGGTTAACCCTCTAGttattttgagggttttttttatcatttcatCCATGAATGAGCAGGTcatttctcttctttttcctctGAGACTGCACCCATTTTCAGCTGTCATTCCAAGACTGGAATGAGGATTGTCACATGTATAATATTCCCATGCACACCTAATGCATCCTTTATTGTAACATCCAGTTGCCCAGAGCCACTGGCGTTTAACTCAGTTTTAATTTCCCAATTCCTTTCTCTGTTGCAATCCATTTTCAGTTCCCTTTTGAACTCACCCAGCACtctctctcccaggcctcccaATTCCATGTATGCCGTCTGAAAAGCCTCAGCCCTCTCTCTATCCAGTGGCTGTTCTTCGCCATTGATCATGATGGTGCTGCATCTCTCTAGGATCCTCTCTGGGGCTCCTTTCATCACCAGCAGGAAGCGTTTATCATTGGGGTCTTCGGTCTCATGGATTGAGAGCTGTGGGCACCATGAAGATGGAATGATTGAAACAGTGTATGGTCCCCTTCAGTTTCCACCATAACCCACCAacggctaaattctgccctcagatatgcAACCCCCACTTTAAGGGCccgctctaggcaccagcaaaccaagcatgtgcgtggggcggcacaatttcaggggcggcattctgaatgccctttttttttttttttgcttctgcagTTGCACTCccggaggtttttttttttttttctttttgcttggggcggcaaaaaacctagaactGGCCCTGCCCACTGTGATGGCAATGGGAATTGGCCGTGCTtgtctgacagcagaatttgaccaTAAGAGTCCATTTAACTTGGAGCCAAGAAAtatttctcctcctctttctcactAATGTACATTATCTCTTCTGAAGTGATAAATCTGGTCTTTGATAGAATGAAATACCTTGCTCTAATGACATATACTAGATCACTGTGTGATAATAATCTTATTTTAATAAGACACAGGTGCCCAAACTTTGCCCAGTCTTAGGCAGCATTGTCAACTTTCTAGGAGCCTGAGGGCTGTCAATAGTGTTATTTCCATAAAATGATGCAGATCGGATTCACCCTCATCTTTAATAATGTTTATAGAAACTATAGGTTCCTACATACTGTGCTCAAGGCAGCTTGGCCACACTGCATGGGCTACAGCTCCATTCCCTCTTTCGTAATGTAACCTGAATTCCCTGGAACTAATTGCATGGCCTTGCATGAAAGTCCCAGCAGGGTAGCTGCCTCCATGGAAATACGTGGCTCTGAGCTTAAACTGCATAGGATATTGAATTTCCCCATTAATGTCACCATGCCCCAGCCACAAACACTGGGTTGGACAAAGATATGGATCGATTGGTTCATTTTCCAAAGAAGAAAGTCACACCTGGAATTTGTTAGTAGAATTGAAAGGAATTTCGGCCAGTTTTCTGTTCCGTTTTCTAATGCCCATGACATCACCCAAGATTACTTCAGCAAATTTCAGCAGGGCTGTTTCTGAGGCGTCGCCCACCACAACTCTCTGTGCAGAGAAGAACAAACATGTATTTTTAGTAGTCATACTTTTGCACTTTCATCCAAGGAACTGAAATAAGTTTACACACATGTGTGATAGAGTGTGTGCTTTCTAATGTAGCTGTCACTCTGGCAGCAAAGCACCAACCAGTTTACCTAAAGCAAGCAATCAGTACGAGAGATTATATTTTCCATCCTTCTCTTGAATTATGCCATGGGAGCATTTGGGTTGTATTGCTGTTGATTTTATTAATTGCGGTCTTTAGGGTAGTGATATTGAGCCATTCTTTAGGGTTGCTGTTGTGACAAAGCTACTGCAAAGAGGTGAGATTTGCATTTAATTCAGTGGAAGTGAAAGAtctgtggctgttctctgctctgGGGCAAATGAATGTTCTCTTCACTTAATgtcagtgcctcagtttacccaatTGTCAAGTGAGTTCCATTGCATGTCACAGTCAGTGAGAGAATCAAGAGTAGAGCCCAGGAATCTGGAGTCCCCTGTTCTAATCAGAGTACTGCCTATAACAAATGCTTTACAAGGAAATAACTCAAGTTCTTACCCTTTCTATCTTTTTATTAGTTTAGATTAATAGTGTGGAAAGACTAATCTTGATATCTGAGCTGTCTTTTGACTTAAATGAATATTGCTTTTGTCTGTTCCCTCTTTCTATTTCTTTCAAGGGTAAAGCAAGGAACACAAAAGTGAtgggaattttaaaatgaaaggcaGCACTAAAAACAAAGACAAACTTTGCATGCAATCTTTTCAGTGTAAAACAAATGATCTCAGAAAGTAGCGGATACCTTCATTATTGGAACGTTCTCCTGTCCTGGTTTGAATTCGGCTCGGTTGCAGAGGGTTACGATCTTTGATAAAGTTGCCCATGATTGAGAACTTTGATCAAAGGACTGGGCTGAAAAGAAGCAAAAAACCATACAAATATTGCAGCTTTTTAGATGCTGGATAGTGGAATCCTTATGTTAAAGCAGCTGCAGGAGAAAACGGCCATTCTTATCAGATTCAGGTATATAGAAATTCAAACCATATCTTCCCCCGTGCACACCATACCTCCATACCAGTCCTGCCAGAGTTATTTTGGCAAAGACGCCTTGTTTGTTTAGTGCTGAAGAGGGGATGGATTAGTACTTCCTAGACTGAAGAATTCTATTTCTCCAGAAAACAGCTGTAGGACAGGCTCTCTTCCCCCACCGCACACAAAGTGCTTCAACCTGATTTTATAAGGACCATCTGCGGGGGTGAGATTGGAATTCAGGCTCCATCCAGTCCTTGCTATCTCTGCTAAAATGGTCAACAAGGTGTGGGGGGAGACTTCTTGTTACCAGCTGGATTGCTTTTTCTGATATCCAGTGGTGCTTGTCCAGTGGGACCTGTCCTGAGTCCCACCAGCTTGTTTGAAAGCAGTTCACCAAAGAGCCATCAGATGATGTGACTACAAGTCGTCACCATCGGCCTCAGCTAAATTCAGATTGACATCCACCTTGTGGCATGTCTAAGCCACCTGGTTGCCCTTCTCCATCTCCCAtatatatttacttgtttgttcTTCACTGGTATCAGCTGAGTAGATCTGATCGTCAAACCAAAGATGGGCAACAGTCATCCTGTTCTGTGTGAGGGTCCCTGTCTTGTCAGAGCAGATGATGGAGGTCGAGCCCAGCGTTTCCACAGCTTCTAAGTTCTTTACCAGGCAATTCTTCTTTGCCATTCGCTTGGCTGTCAGAGACAAACTCACCTAGGGGAATGGGAGAATTGCAGCTCCCTGTTAGTGAGGTACCATTACAGGTGAGCAATGTCATAAAGCTGTGCACAACGCGACTCCGTGGATTGTAACCTGAGCTTGTTTGAAATTTCAACTAAAACattttttcaaggaaaaaaactgaaaaatgcagtaatttttttaaatattttaaatgaagaaaaatgggttttgtttttcaaaaaacatAGCCAAAAAGTTTTTCTTCgaaagatttttgttgttgttgttgaaaatcCAGGAAATGTTCACTGAGCTTTTTGGAAAAAAGTTctgaattttttaattaaaaaatgctatttttgAACCAACCATAGTCCTGCTAAAGCTAtaggtcctgattctgatctccattaTATTCATGTAAAAATCTAGAGTAATTTCATTGATGCCAGTGAAGCTACTCCAGATTAAcaatggtgtaactgagatcagaatctggcctctaGTTAGCAAATACTGCATCTGGCACACAGGCTCATGCGTGGTTAGACAAGATTATTATTGCCTTGACGATAGGAGGAGGGCATGACAGCCATTAGGACCATATTTCAAGTAAAAGGACTGGAATTTGGGAGAAGCTCATAACTGCAAAGCTAATAGTAGCTCACATTACCACTAACTTTGTCATAATATTTCCAAGGTGACCATCACTGTGGTGTCCTGGTACTAATAATTATTATAGTTGTTTGTCACCAAAGATGACTGACAATGGTTTCACATCTTGAGTATGGTTGTGGCTAAGACCACTGATGTGTGAGTGGCTGTTCTTTCCATGTGAAGTGCATAGGTAGCTCGATGCTGAGGAAAGGATTAGGACTATTACTAGTGGTActcataatactttgcacttctttgTACCATCTATCTGAGGCTTTTGCAATGCTTATAACTATTACTGAACTGAATCTTTCATACACACATGAAGTAGTAAtacccccgttttacagatgaggaaatgaaGGCAAATAGAAGGGAAGTGGCTTGCTCAAGGTCATGTAGCGGGTCAGTAACGGGAACAGAAATGGTACCCAACACTATATTAAAGGGTGTGTGGATGTGTACACATAGGTACATGGGATTGTTGTGCTGAAGTCTTTGAGATTAAGGTCTCTGCTAATTCTAGAGTTCCCTATCTTGAATTGGGAAATTCCCAGCTCTGAAAAGATATCTGTAAGGTCTTCTCAGGGCTGGCGTGAGTTCACATGAGGTCACCTGTAAATACTTGATCTTGCAGCAGCTGTTGCATCTGCTATAAGATCACAAAAACTAGAAATGGCCGAACATGGTGATACTGGGATGGGAGTTGAGTTTGGATTTTCCAAAACCTGTGCGGGTCCAAGGCCCCAAAGTTCAGATGGATTTAAGTAAACAGTTCCATCCTTAGCCCATTTCTCAATAAGAGTGCACCCATTTTAATCCTAGCTCTACTAAGGGATTATGAGAATTGGGGATCCCCTGCTGTTAACTGCAAGAACCTAGGACTGGCCATGTTCCTAGACCATCTTGTACTGTGATGCACACACTGACATGAATTCTGATACAAACAGAAGCAAAGCTGTACAATGCATGCTAATGGCCTGTGTAGACTTACAGTAACGGTGGCTAGCAGTCCTTCGGGCACATTGGCCACAATGATGCCAATGAGAAAGATGATGGAGTCCAGAACCTTGTATTTCATGGACACAGCAATGATGAAGAAGAGAACCCCAATAGAAACAGCCACTCCTGCCACAATATGCACAAAGTGCTCAATCTCAATAGCAATGGGTGTCTTCTCATTCCCAACTCCAGATGCCAGTGAGGCAATGCGCCCGATGATAGTGTGATCCCCAGTGTTGATTACCATGCCAGTGGCAGTACCTGGAAGAAAAGGAGAGGTTATCACCACCGTGTGGGATTGGTTCCCTAAAGAGAATTACAATTAGTAAAGAAATATGTTACTGCATCACCTAGGAGCTTCATTCCTGGacccaggccccattgtgctacacGTCTCGTGTGCTATATTGCCCTGTTATTAGGGACCTTTCTCAACCTTTTATTTACATCCATCTCAGAAATCTGAGGGGATTATCTACATAAGGGAGGGGAGGGTCTTGCAGTGTATTTTCATCAGTGGTGTTCATTaattgtactgcagtagcactgTAAGGCCTCAGTCAACAATCAGGGACCCATTGTACAGAACGCTAGACAAACATATAGTAAATAATTTGATATATGTGGCACcaaatactttttttccccctctgaaaaTAAGAGCAACTTTCCTCAAGCATCTGAAGCACTTATTTATGGGCAGCTCTGACTTTCCATGACTTAGGATAATGATGGGAAAGCCAAAGGAGAGCAGGAGTTGATCAGCTATTGCTTATGCTGTATCTAGTGCCAGACCAGACAGCCAACAATACATGTCAGCTATGGGTCCTAGGTAGAACTTAGTGCtttgagttttatttttgtttgcatggtgtgtttcttttttctaattgctcatttgtttttctttgtccTAAACCTTTCTGGGGATTCCTAGAAAAAGCACCATCGAGAATTAGTAGCAGGTGTGATGGGGTGCCTATACACAAGCAGGTTCCTCAGCCCCTTCCTTCAGTCTGCAGGTTACCTTCCAGGCAGGTTGTAGAATAGAATGCAATGTTCTTAGTCTCCAAGGGGTTTTCATGGGTGAAGTCGCAGGAACGGCTTTGTGGTTCTGATTCCCCCGTGAGGGAGGAATTATCCACCTGTCAGTCAACAAAAGACACACTCATGCAGTTGGCAACCCTCGCTTACATACACCTGTATGGAAGGGCTGCAGCAATCGTGGTGGTGGGTGGCAGGGATATAGTAATCAGAAGAGTCTAACTTTGTTCCTGATAGGAGAGTATGACAGGGCAAATGCCTCTATTATCATGGAGATCCAGTCAAACCAGTGTAATGCCTAGTGACTTGGAGGGAAGCATAACTCAGATAGCTACCTCCAACACTGCAGAGAGGTTTACTGGGTCAGTGCTTCCATCACTGCATTGGGAAATAGCACTGGCAGGAGACTGGCTGTAGTATCATGATGGAGAGGAGATGCACTTGACTCTCCCTTGGAGTGGGGAATTGTTATAAGTAATGGGCTTTTCTGTCCCACGTGCACTGGGTGCTACAGTGGACCTTCTACACAGGCACAGCATAGATGTAAAACCAAGGTTTCTATTGGCTGATGAGCTATTCTCTCTGTACAAATGGTCTCTCCTTTCTTGCAACCTCTCTGAAAAAAGTGGCATAAACGTCACATATCCTTTTTCATCCCTGTACATCCTAAAGCTGGTGTTTACCTTACACCCCTGAGAAAAGATCAGACGGATGTCAGCTGGGATCCGATCTCCACCTTTAATCTCCACTATGTCCCCCACCACCAGCTGCTCTGCAGGCACTTCCTTCTTCTCTCCATCTCGGATGACAAGAGCTTGCTATGGGACAAGAGAACAACAAGAATGTAACCAGTCCCACATCCTGCTTTCAccatggatgaaattcaccccgtgCAGAGAGCAGATACAAGGCCTGTGTACCCCCTACCCCCGTTTTTGAGCTCTGCTCAGGGGTTGAAATTTACCCCTACTGGTTCCCCTTTGTTATACATCAGCATAATTCCTTTCTTCCTCATCATCTACTGAATTCCATGTAAGTCACCAATGAAAGATCACCAAGGTCAGCTGATAACACTTAGCACTTggtatagcacctttcattcaaggatctcaaagagaTTTACAGGGGAGGCAATACTGttgccatttcacagatgggtaaACACAGGCATAGAGGTTGTAACTTGCCCAAGATTATACACCATGagtaacagagctgggaatagaaatggGAGGTCTCCCTTGCTGTAATCATACTGCTGCCCAGTTCTCTTCAGTGCATtcttttttaattcaattttcaACCTAACAGAACAGTAACTCCATATTATGCTGCAAGCTCATTGGACAAGGTGCCTGGTAGCAATAGATGTTCATACAATACCACATATGTTTGGCACTCTTGATAATTATTAACATTAGTCTGGGTTACATCAGTAAAACAAACTAAAGGATCTCATGTTTGAGTAAGAGAGAGGATAAATTGCCCAAGAGTGATCTGGATCCTTCTGGTGAAGGATGGAGTTTGGAGAAAAATTATTCCCAACTCTAAGACCGGATTCTGCTTCTCATCCACTGAAAGCCCTGGGGGCTGAATTCTATGATGGGAATACCATGAGCAAAGCCACTATTGAGTTAAAAGGGAAACTTAATTCTCCCTTCACTATTAAAGAGGGTACCCACTAGGCCAGTTTTGTGCCATTAATACATTTAAAATCTTCAACCTCCAACTGTTTTGGTCCCTTGCTCTTCAGAAACAGAGAGGAAGGTTGGCCACTCACCTGTGGAATCATTTTACTGAAGCTGGCCATGATGTTGGT harbors:
- the ATP12A gene encoding potassium-transporting ATPase alpha chain 2, which produces MGKKRSDIYSVEIHGTQDLEKTDKEDEEEKYKDLKGNKKKSKKTDDLKKELDLDDHKLSKEELEEKYTTSISKGLTSARAAEILARDGPNALTPPKSTPEIIKFLKQMVGGFSILLWVGALLCWIAFGIQLAQGVASAFDNLYLGVVLALVVILTGIFAYYQEAKSTNIMASFSKMIPQQALVIRDGEKKEVPAEQLVVGDIVEIKGGDRIPADIRLIFSQGCKVDNSSLTGESEPQSRSCDFTHENPLETKNIAFYSTTCLEGTATGMVINTGDHTIIGRIASLASGVGNEKTPIAIEIEHFVHIVAGVAVSIGVLFFIIAVSMKYKVLDSIIFLIGIIVANVPEGLLATVTVSLSLTAKRMAKKNCLVKNLEAVETLGSTSIICSDKTGTLTQNRMTVAHLWFDDQIYSADTSEEQTTQSFDQSSQSWATLSKIVTLCNRAEFKPGQENVPIMKRVVVGDASETALLKFAEVILGDVMGIRKRNRKLAEIPFNSTNKFQLSIHETEDPNDKRFLLVMKGAPERILERCSTIMINGEEQPLDRERAEAFQTAYMELGGLGERVLGFCHLYLPEDEFPDTYPFDTDSMNFPTSNLCFVGLLSMIDPPRSTVPDAVSKCRSAGIKVIMVTGDHPITAKAIAKSVGIISANSETVEDIAKRLNVPVEQVNKQDARAAVINGMELKDMTAEQLDEILINHSEIVFARTSPQQKLIIVEGCQRQDAVVAVTGDGVNDSPALKKADIGIAMGIAGSDAAKNAADMILLDDNFASIVTGVEEGRLIFDNLKKTIAYTLTKNIAELCPFLIYIIASIPLPIGTITILFIDLGTDIIPSVALAYEKAESDIMNRRPRHKKKDRLVNEQLAVYSYLQIGILQSIGAFLAYFTVYAEQGWLPNTLLGLRVNWEDDYYNDIEDSYGQEWTRYQRTYLQWSGYTAFFVSITIQQVADLIIRKTRRNSIFQQGLLRNKVIWVGIFSQIAIALILCYGLGSVTALNFTPLRVQYWFVAMPYAILIWVYDEIRKLFIRQYPGSWWDKNMYY